The window AATCCAAACAGATAGGCGTAAATTACACAGACAATGCTGTCGCCACTGAATACGATAATCAACATGAAAGCTTTCGTGATTTCAAGAAAGAAGCATTGCCAGCGCGACCTTACATCACCTGCCTGACTTCTGGAAACAAATCGCCCTGTGCAGACTCTTTGATTTTCTCAAACCCAGTGGAAAGCTCTTTTGGGCGGATGTTGTCTTTGACTTTGCCCCTCAAGCCTATGAAGAACAAAACAAAAACCTCAACCTGGCGTTTCTGCCGTTGTGCTCTGAAAGAATCAAGTTGTTTACTGGAAGTAACAAAATGACAAGAAAAAAGAAACAGCAAAAATCAAGCTGGCAAGACATAGAAAAAATAATAGGACAGTTTGATAAAAAACAATTTACTGACCTGCTACGCGATCTTTATCAACTATCATCAGACAATAAAGATTTCTTCTCTACCCGATTTTCGACTGGTGAAGATCTGCTGTCCAAATATAAAGAAACAATTCAAAAGTCAGTCCATCCTTATCTTGAAGATGGTGAACTCCTTGATATCCAAAAAGCAAATGATGCGATTAACCGATATTCCAAAGCCGTTGATAATCCAATGGGTGAAGCTGAGCTCAGGGTTTATTATGTAGAATGCGGTAACAATTTTACATTGAGCTATGGCGATATTGATGAAGATTTCTATGACTCCATGATAGAAATGTATGAATACGCAACTGAAACTGTTTTAGAGCTTTTGCCCAAAAAACAAGATGAGTATAGAAATAGACTGAAAAAAAATTATGAAATCTGCATCAGGTATTGGCTGGGGATATTATGATGGGCTATGTGAAGCATATTATGGTGCGTTTTCAGGTGATTAATCATCAAATCACATCGGCGCGATTTTGAACTTCATTCATCATTATAAAAGCAAAAGATACTGTTTTGAACACATATGTGAATGATTCCATTTGCGGCACCTGGGAAAAGTTTGCCGATGCTGTTTTTCCAGGCGGCTCAGCAGCACTTTCAGCCAAAGGTTGGCAGGCTATCGGGGCAGAGAAGTCTCGTTGGGCTGAGAAAATTACCCCACATATGGATGTGAACAATAATTCTTCTCCTAGTTTTGGCTATTTTCGAACAAAACTTATGGAATTGATAGAGATACATCCGAAATAATAAAAGGCAACGAATCGGGCCGCCCATCCATCAATTTAAAAAAACATGAAAACCCCGTACGGCATCAGCAACTTCAAATCCCTCATCACAGAGGGATACCTCTACGTTGACAAGACACCCTTTATAGAAACCCTCGAAAACCAGGGAAAATACAACATCCTGCTCCGTCCCCGCCGTTTCGGCAAAACCCTTTTCCTCTCCACCCTCTGGCATTATTACGATATTCGTTTCAAGGACTCGTTCGAGGAACTTTTCAGCAAGCTTGCCATCGGCAAAGATCCAACTCCACTACGAAACAGCTACCAGATCCTGTTCATGGAGTTCAGCGGAATCAGCATCAAAGACGAAGAGAGCATTGAGCGCGATTTCGCTTTTGAGGTAAGCAGACGCTTACGCAATTTCCTCGAAGAGTATGAATATCCCGCTGAAGCAATCCGTCGTGTGGAAGCCCAATCCACGCCAGCCTTGATGATGAAGGCTTTTTTAGGGATCGTGAAAGACGCAAAAATCTACCTGCTTATTGACGAATATGATCATTTTGCCAATGCCGTGCTTGGCGAAGATCAGGAACTTTTTTGTGCCATCGTAGGAAAAGGCGGGTTTGTCCGGGCCTTTTATGAGACCGTCAAGACCGCCACGATGGAGGGAATTATTGATCGCCTCTTCATCACTGGCGTGACCTCCATTACCCTGGACAGCATGACCAGTGGCTTCAACATAGGCAAGAACCTTTCTCTCGACAAGGAGTTCAATCAGGCAATGGGTTTCACCCGTCAGGAAGTGACTGACATGATAAGCCCTCTCGTTGATCTCTGCGGACTTGATTCTACAGAGATTATACAAACCCTCAGAGCTTGGTATAACGGTTATCTCTTCAGCAGCCGCGCAGAGGAAACGGTTTATAACCCAGACATGATTCTATATTTTGTCGATAGATTTGATGCTGTTGAATGCCGCTTTCCAGAGCGAATGCTGGACGACAATATCGCCTCGGATTACGGAAAAATCATGCGGCTCTTCGGCATCGGCGACCGAGAAAAGAATTTTCAGATCCTTGAAGAATTAATCACCGAAGGTGAGATCATCGGGCGACATAAGGGGAAACTTGACCTGGACACAAACAAACCCTTTGAACGCAACGACTTCATCAGCCTTCTCCTCTACATGGGCTTTATCACCCTCAGCGGCAGCGTTCTGAGCCAGTATCGCTATAGGGTGCCAAATTATGTCGTCCAGAAATTATATTACGATTACTTCAGAACAGAGATTGAGCAACGTGGTCGGATCACGGTTTCAAGCCGAGCCGTTGAAAATGCTGTGACTGAACTAGCTTTACATAATAATATCAAACCCCTGATTAAGGAAATCAGTAACGTGCTGGCTCTGTTTTCCAATCGTGATTTCATGCGTATGGATGAAAAACACATCAAGGCCGTTATCCTGACTCTGCTGTACCAGTCTGAGGTCTATTTTATTCAGAGCGAGGCCGAGGTAAATCAACATTACCCGGATATTCTTTTACTCGAACGCAACCCTATTGAGGTGCGCTATCAGTTTCTCTTTGAACTGAAATACAGCAAGAAAAAGGCAGGC is drawn from Candidatus Electrothrix aestuarii and contains these coding sequences:
- a CDS encoding AAA family ATPase; the encoded protein is MKTPYGISNFKSLITEGYLYVDKTPFIETLENQGKYNILLRPRRFGKTLFLSTLWHYYDIRFKDSFEELFSKLAIGKDPTPLRNSYQILFMEFSGISIKDEESIERDFAFEVSRRLRNFLEEYEYPAEAIRRVEAQSTPALMMKAFLGIVKDAKIYLLIDEYDHFANAVLGEDQELFCAIVGKGGFVRAFYETVKTATMEGIIDRLFITGVTSITLDSMTSGFNIGKNLSLDKEFNQAMGFTRQEVTDMISPLVDLCGLDSTEIIQTLRAWYNGYLFSSRAEETVYNPDMILYFVDRFDAVECRFPERMLDDNIASDYGKIMRLFGIGDREKNFQILEELITEGEIIGRHKGKLDLDTNKPFERNDFISLLLYMGFITLSGSVLSQYRYRVPNYVVQKLYYDYFRTEIEQRGRITVSSRAVENAVTELALHNNIKPLIKEISNVLALFSNRDFMRMDEKHIKAVILTLLYQSEVYFIQSEAEVNQHYPDILLLERNPIEVRYQFLFELKYSKKKAGKRGLEEKRTEGIEQIKAYQQLAEVKKLPKLKSYLLLTDGSTIEAVAIE